Sequence from the Nocardia cyriacigeorgica GUH-2 genome:
GGAATCCGTCCAGGAACTGGGTGACGGCGTCGGAGGAGCTGATCCTGGGTGTCCAGCCGAGCTCGACGCGGGCGCGGGTGGTGTCCATGACGGGCAGGTGCATCATCGCGTCGAACAGTCCCGGGGTGGCCGGGGCCAGGCGCAGATGCCAGGCTGCCGCGAGCGCGCCGCGCACCGCGCGCGGCGGGACCTCGACGGTGCGGGTGCGCAGGATGCGGGCGAGTTCGGCGCGGGCGAGCACCGGTTCGGCCGCGATATTGAACGGGCCGCGCGCGTCGGAGGCGACGGCCAGCGCGTAGGCAAGCCCCACATCGACGCTGTGCACGGCCTGCAACCGCATCCCGCGTGGATACGGCAGCACCGGCAGCAGCCCGGGCCGCAGCAGCGGGTTCGGCATCAGCGGTCCGAGGAACAGCCTGCGCTGCTCGCTGGCCGAGGCGTACTGGAAGGTGAAGGCGGGGCGCATTCGTACGACCCGGCAGTCGGGCTGCTGACGTTCGAAGGTATCCAGCAGCCGTTCCACATAAGCCTTTTCGAGCATGTACGCCGCACCGGGCCAGCCCTCGGTGGGCCAGGATTCCGAGACCGGACGATCGTCGGTGCACGGCGAATACGCACCGACCGAGGAGGCGTAGACCAACGCCGGTACCCGCGCGGCCGCCACCGCCTCCAGCACGCGTGCGGTGCCGCCGACATTGGCGCGCCAGGTGTCCAAGGGCCGGTGCGTCGGCTGGAACAGCCACGCCAAATGCACCACGACATCGGCGCCGCGGAACAGTACGGTCAGATCGTCGTGGCGCACGTCGGCGGCGACCCACTCCACGCCCACCCGGTCATCGGTGGGCCTGCGGCGCGCCGCACCGACAATGGAGGTCACCTCCGGTGTGCCCGCCAACGCGTCGATCACCGCGGTGCCCACGTTCCCCGTCGCCCCCATCACGACTACGCGCATCGGTCCTCCTCGTGTCGACTGCCCTACCGGCATACCCGCGTGCTCGACTGCCACACAGCGGCCGGCGGGCCGGTTCAGCGGTCGCGAGCGACGCGGTCGCGGCGTTCCCGCTCGCGGAAGCCGTAGGTGGCGCGGCGGACGGTGGTGTCGTCTTCCAGACCGGAGCCGACCGCGCCCGCCACGGTGCCGAGCGCACTGGCCATCGCCGCGATGGTCAGGTAGTCGCCGAGATCGGCCGTGCGGCCGAGCACGCTACCCAGATAGTCCGGCGGGATGATCAACCCGACCGCGGCGCAGGTGAGCAGGAACAGCGTCGCGAAGAACACCACCGTGCCGACCGCGACAGTGGCGACCGTGCCGGCATTGCGCAAGGCGAGATCGGGTCCGTGCGCCATGCCGGTGGAGTCGGCGCGTTCCCAGAGGCCGTGTCCGGCGATGGTCCAGACGGTGAGCGCGGCGATCGCGGTGCCGACGACACCCGCCAGCCGCCACGGTCCGAGCGCGGTGGCCAATTGCCAGATGCTGGAATACAGCACGCCGAACGCGGTCCCGGCCAGCGATCCCGCCAGCGCTGAGGACAGGCCCAGGAACAGCTGCCACGGCCGGTTGGCTCGCACCATCCCGGCCAGCAGCCGCGGAATGCCGATGCGCCGAGGCGAGACGATCCGCGCCGTCGTGGGATCGGGGGTCTCGAGGCGGGCGCGGTGGAACGGGCGCGGCATCCGGAGTTCGCGGGTGGAGCCCCGGGGTCGTAACCCGTCGATCAGGCGCACGGAGAGTACTTGCAGCCGATGCCGCAGACGCCAGCCGCCGAGCGCGGGCAGCGAGATGAGCGCGACGTGGTGGCGTCGGTCCAGGCTGGCCAGCACGACGGCGTCGTCGGTGCGCAGCGGCAGATCGGTCAGGCACAGCGCGAGATCCCAGTCGGTGTGGGCGACGTGCTGGGCGGCCTTGTCGATGAGGTGGTCGTCGTCGGGGTGCATCGCTTCGAACGGGTCGTAGAAGATTTCGACCTTCCAGTCGACGCTGTCGTCGCGCCGGGCGAGCAGGCCGGGCAGGCGTTCGCCGAGTTGGTGTGCCAGCCGGGCGGGCAGGTCCGGATCGGCGACCATGCCGACCGTCACCGCAGGACGCTCGGCACCTTCGGAATTCACGGTCGATCACCCACGCTCGAGGTGTCCGTCGCGGCGTGCGGCGACCAGGCCTGTGCGAGTTGGTCCTCGACGGCTTCGATGACCTCGGCGGCGCCGATCTCGAGCAGCCCGGGATCGGGTGTGCTCGCATGCGGATCCCCGATCTGCCCCGCCCACAGGGCTCGGTGTTCGGGCCGCGGCGGTGGCCCCCACCAGCGCGGTGGGTTCGGCCCGAACAGGACCACCGACGGCGTGCCGAACGCGGTCGCCAGATGCGCCAGGCCGGTGTCGGCGCAGATGACCAGCCGCGCACCGGCGACCAGGGCAGCGGTCTCGGCCAAGGCCAGTTCGCCCGCCACCACCGTGCCGGCCCCGGCCGCGTCGGCGACCCGGGTGGCCAGCGTGCGCTCGCGGGCGTCGCCGGTGAGGAAGATCCGGTATCCGCGGCGATGCAGGTGCGCGGCGACGCGGGCGAATCGTTCGGCGGGCCAGCGTCGCGCGGCCGAACTGCCGCCCGGGTGGATGAGGACTCGCGCCGGATCAGGTGTCGTGGACGCGGGCGCCGGGAGGGACAGCCGTGTCGGATCGGCGGGAATTCCGGCCCTGTCGAGCAGCCCGCACCAGCGGGTGACCTCATGGGTGTCGGCGGGCCAATCCGGGCCAGGGAACTGCGGAAAATCACTGTGCCCGAACGTGATCAGGCGGTCGGGTGCGGTGGCCGCGAGGTCGGCGATGCTGGCGGGTCCGCGGCCGTGCAGGTTCACCGCCAGCGCCGGTGGCGGCCCGGGCCAGCGCAGTGCGCCGAGACCCGGCACCGGGTGCAGGTCGTCGACGGTGCCCGTCAGTTCGACGATCGGGCGCAGCCACTCGGGGGCGGCCAGCACCAGCCGATCATCGGGGCGGGCCCGGCGCAGGGCGCGCAGGGCGGGCACGGCGGTCAGCAGATCGCCGAGGCCGAGTGCGCGCAGCACGAGGATGACGCTCACCGGTTCGGGTCGCTCCCGGCGAGTTCGGGCGCGGGGATCTGCGAAGCGGGCTCGGCGAACGCGGTCGCGGCACCATCGGCGACGAAGGCCGACGCGGCGGCGACGGCGTGCCGCACGGCGTCCTCAGCGCTCGCGCCCGCACTCATGGCGATCGTGGCCGCGACCGCGAATCGGTCCCCCGCGCCGCACGTGTCGCGCGCCTGCTCCGAACCGGATTCCCCTACCGGGACGGGGATTCGCTCGGCCGGCCGGTCGGCGTAGCTCAACACTGCTCCGTCCGCGCCGAGGGTGATCGTGACCGCGCGCGCCGACCAGCGCCGCGCGAGTTCGCGGGCGCGCGCACCGAAGCCGGACGAATCCGGAACCAGCTGCTCGGCCTCCGGCCGGTTGGGCGTCACCAGATCGGCGCCCGGCACCGGCGGCGGACCTTTCGGATGGGGATCCCACACCAGCGGCGTTCGCCGCGAACGTTGCTCGAGCAGCGTCCGGATCTGTGGATGCGCGGCGGCTCCCCGTCCGTAGTCGGCGACGAGCACCGCCCGGGCATTCGCGAGCACCGACCGCACCTCCGCGCTCAATGGACCCGCGACAATTCGGCCGTGCCCGAAATCCAGCCGGGTGATCGGCGCGAACCCGGATTCGCCGCCCGCACAGGGCCCGACGGCGCGCACCCGTTCCTTGCACACCGTGCTGCCGGAGAAGGGCAGCTCGACCAGCTCGACCCGGTGCGAGAGCAGTGCACGCAACCGATGCCCGGATTCGTCGTCGGCGAACCCCGCCACCAGCACCACCTCGCCGGTGTCGTGGGCGGCCAGCGTGGCCGCCAAACCCGCACCACCGGGCCGATGCGCGATGGTGGTGACGTCCACGACGGGAACGGGCCCATCCGGGCTGCGGCGGTCGGCGCGGCCGTCGATATCGATATCGAGCAGCACGTCACCGACGATCACCAGCGGGCCGGCGCTGGTCAACGGTCGACTCCCATCGCCGATTCCAGTGCGGCGCACAGCGAATGAACCAGCACCAGGTGCATCTCTTGCACGACCGAGACCGAATCGGCGTCGACGGGGATGGCATCGTCGCAGAGCGCAGCCAGTGGATTGGGTGAGGGTCCGGTCAGCGCCCAGGTGGCCAGCCCGATCTCCTTGCCCGCCTTGGCCGCGGCCACGACATTGGCGCTGGAACCGCTGGTGGACAGGGCGAGCAACACATCGCCGGGCCGTCCGTGCGCGACCAGCTGCCGGGCGAACATCTCCTCCGGCCCGTAGTCGTTGCCGATCGCGGTCAGGCTCGAGGTTTCCGCGTGCAGGGCGATCGCCGACAACGGTCTGCGTTCGGCGCGGAATCGGCCGGTCAGCTCGGCGGTCAGATGCTGGGCCTCCGCTGCGCTACCGCCGTTGCCGCAGGCGAACAATCGCCCGCCGCGCTCGTAGACGCCGGCCAGCCGCACACCCCAGGTCAGGACCTGTTCGGTCGCGGGGCGAAGATTGCGGTGCAAGGCGCGCTCGAGGGCGTCGAAATGGGCGCGCACGTCGTCGGCCCGAGCTCGACGTCGCGGATCCGGCTCGTCTCGGCGGCTCTCGGCGCTACTCACGACTATTCCTTCCCCATTCCCGGCGCATCGAGTGCGAGGGTGATCGCCCGGGCGAGGTCGGGCGCCACCGCGGCGACTCGCCGGGCATGTTCGGTCTCGGTCGCACGGGTGCGCGGTGTCGGAACCAGCACGGCCCTGGCGCCCGCCGCCAGCGCGGCCTCGATATCGGATCCGATATCGCCGATCACCACGCATCGAGACGGAGCCACCCCGAGTTCGGCCGCGGCGCCGAGGATCAAACCGGGTTCCGGTTTGCGGCACCGGCAGCCGTCGGCGCGACCGTGCGCGCAGATCTGCCAGGTGTCGAACGGGCCCAGGAGGGCTTCCACGCGCGCGTTGACCGCGGCGAGCTGGGCCAGGCTGATCCGGCCGGAAGCCACCCCGGACTGATTGGACACGATGCCGGTGCGCACGCCCGCCCCGCGCACCCGGCGCAGTTGCGCACGCGCGCCCGGCAGCGGCTCGACCAGATCCGGGTCGGCGATGTATCCGGTATCGCGGATGAGGGTGTCGTCGCGGTCGAAGAGCAGCGCGGCCGGGCGCGACTCCGGTGCGGCGGGCCGGGAGGGTGACGAGCGGTGGTACATCTGCCCTCCTGGTCCGATCCCGGGTGCCGGCCCTCGACACCGTTGCTAGGGGCATGCCCGGGTTCCTGCTCGTGAAACAGTGGCGCGGGTACGCCGTTGGATCAGGGCACCGCGTTCATCCGGGCACGCTCCTGCACCGGCAAGACGGCCGGCAGCCGCGCCGAGGACGCGACGACGAGGGTGTCCACCGCCGCGACCACGGCCTCATCGCTGATGTGCTCCAGACACGGGTGCCCCGGGATCGGGCAGTCCCTGGCGCGTGAGTCCGCGCAGGGCGCCGATTGATCACCGAGCACGATGCAGGGCACCTGATGCGGAGCCCAGCGCCGTGCGGGCACGACGGGCGCGAACAACGACACCACGGGCGTGCCGACGGCGGCTGCGAGGTGGGCGGCCGCGGTATTGGGTGCGACCACCACCCGGGCAGCACGCAGGACCGCGGCGAGCATCGGCAGGTCCGTCGCGCCGCCGAGGTCGACCGCGTCAGCGCCGGAGACCGTTGCGGTGAGCGCGGTTTCGTCCGGCCCACCGGTGACGAGCACCCGATAGCCGGCGCGCACCAGCGCCGCCACCATCGCGCGGTTGCGCTGCGCCGACATCCGCCGCGCCGGTACCGCCGCCCCCGGATGCACGACGACGTAACCGGGGTCGCCGGTGAGCGCCCGCACATCCGGCAGATCGGTCCGCACCGCCAGCGCGGAATCCGTCGACGGATAACCGGCCGCCGCGGCCAGCGACAACGCCCGAACCGGTTCGGGCACATCGTCGTCCACCGCGTGCCGCACATCCAGCAGCGAACCCGGGTAATCGGTGCTGATCGCGCAGATCCGCGCCACCCCCGCCATCCGCAACACCAAGGCCAGCGGCAGCGGCGACTGATGGAAGGAGGTGAAGATCAACGCCTCATCGATATGCCGGGTGGCGAGGGTGGCGACCAGGTCGTCGATGACGCGGGCGGTGACCGGTGGCCGGTCGAAGTCGACCCAGCCGGCGGCGAACTCGACCACCTCGTCGACGCCGGGCAGCAACTCGGCCGCCGCCCGGCCACGCGGTCCGGCCAGGAAGGTGAGCCGGTCCGCCCGCGCCGCGACCGCCCGGACCGCGGGTCCGGTCACCAGGACATCGCCGGCGCTGTCGAGCCGGGCTGCCAGCACATGGCCGCTCACGCCGCCACCTCGTGCAGCAGCCGATCCCACTGGGCGGTGAACCGGTCGATCCCGAAATTCGCCTGGGCCCAATGCCGGGCGGCCTTGCCCGCCAGGTCGGCGAAGCAGCGTTCGCGCACGAACATCCGGATCGCCTCGTCGAGCACCTCGGGATCGTTGGACACCACGCCCGCGTCGGCCGGGATCGACGCCGAGGCCTCGGTGGTGCCGAGCGCGACGATGGGCATGCCCAGATACATCGCCTCGATCACCGACAGCCCCAGCGAGGTCCAGCGCGGGATATGCACGAACACGCGCCGCCGGGCGAGTTCGCTGTGCAACTGCTCTTGGTCGTGATCGCCGGCGCCGCAGACCCGGTCGACCGGAGCATCGAGGGATTCGTGCAGGTCGTCGGTGTCGATGCCGTAGACGTCGATCGGCGCGGCCTGCGACAGCGGGGCGAGCAGGTCGGTTCCGGTGATCCGGCCGCGCCGCGCCGGCTCGTTGATGATGGTGGCGGCGCGTTCGAGTTCGCCGGTGTAGCGGTGTCCGGGGTCGATGACGCCGTGCGGGATCACCGTGGCCGGTGCGCGTCCGTTGTCCCACATGAGCCGGTTGAAGTCGGTCACGTGCACCAACGGGATGTCGTCGCGGTCGGCGAGCGGATGCCGGGTGAGACACGCGTGCCCGCGCGGGGTGTTGTGCTCGAGGTAGATCGCGGGCAGGTCGACGCCGGGCTCGGCGTGCAACCACTGCCGTACCAGATCCAGTTCCTCCGGTCGCTGGAGCACGACGACATCGATCTGTTCGCGGGTCAGGTCGGTGGGTGCGATCTCGCGGGCCGAATCCGGCCAGTCGCGTCCGCAGCGACCCAGCGCCCACTGCCCGCGATCGGGATCGGTGGGGATCAGATACTGCTGGCCGCCCTGCACGAACGAGGTCATCCACGAGCCGTGCACATGCCAGACCAGGACATTCAGCGATCTCGGCGCGCTCATCACGGCCACGAGCTTTCCGTCGACGGGCACACCACCATTTCCCGGA
This genomic interval carries:
- a CDS encoding PfkB family carbohydrate kinase gives rise to the protein MTSAGPLVIVGDVLLDIDIDGRADRRSPDGPVPVVDVTTIAHRPGGAGLAATLAAHDTGEVVLVAGFADDESGHRLRALLSHRVELVELPFSGSTVCKERVRAVGPCAGGESGFAPITRLDFGHGRIVAGPLSAEVRSVLANARAVLVADYGRGAAAHPQIRTLLEQRSRRTPLVWDPHPKGPPPVPGADLVTPNRPEAEQLVPDSSGFGARARELARRWSARAVTITLGADGAVLSYADRPAERIPVPVGESGSEQARDTCGAGDRFAVAATIAMSAGASAEDAVRHAVAAASAFVADGAATAFAEPASQIPAPELAGSDPNR
- a CDS encoding NAD-dependent epimerase/dehydratase family protein gives rise to the protein MRVVVMGATGNVGTAVIDALAGTPEVTSIVGAARRRPTDDRVGVEWVAADVRHDDLTVLFRGADVVVHLAWLFQPTHRPLDTWRANVGGTARVLEAVAAARVPALVYASSVGAYSPCTDDRPVSESWPTEGWPGAAYMLEKAYVERLLDTFERQQPDCRVVRMRPAFTFQYASASEQRRLFLGPLMPNPLLRPGLLPVLPYPRGMRLQAVHSVDVGLAYALAVASDARGPFNIAAEPVLARAELARILRTRTVEVPPRAVRGALAAAWHLRLAPATPGLFDAMMHLPVMDTTRARVELGWTPRISSSDAVTQFLDGFRAGAGGQTPPLAADAGGTWRYREFTSGVGGHDPVDRELAHHGR
- a CDS encoding D-sedoheptulose-7-phosphate isomerase, yielding MRAHFDALERALHRNLRPATEQVLTWGVRLAGVYERGGRLFACGNGGSAAEAQHLTAELTGRFRAERRPLSAIALHAETSSLTAIGNDYGPEEMFARQLVAHGRPGDVLLALSTSGSSANVVAAAKAGKEIGLATWALTGPSPNPLAALCDDAIPVDADSVSVVQEMHLVLVHSLCAALESAMGVDR
- a CDS encoding D-glycero-alpha-D-manno-heptose-1,7-bisphosphate 7-phosphatase, whose product is MYHRSSPSRPAAPESRPAALLFDRDDTLIRDTGYIADPDLVEPLPGARAQLRRVRGAGVRTGIVSNQSGVASGRISLAQLAAVNARVEALLGPFDTWQICAHGRADGCRCRKPEPGLILGAAAELGVAPSRCVVIGDIGSDIEAALAAGARAVLVPTPRTRATETEHARRVAAVAPDLARAITLALDAPGMGKE
- a CDS encoding glycosyltransferase family 9 protein; amino-acid sequence: MSVILVLRALGLGDLLTAVPALRALRRARPDDRLVLAAPEWLRPIVELTGTVDDLHPVPGLGALRWPGPPPALAVNLHGRGPASIADLAATAPDRLITFGHSDFPQFPGPDWPADTHEVTRWCGLLDRAGIPADPTRLSLPAPASTTPDPARVLIHPGGSSAARRWPAERFARVAAHLHRRGYRIFLTGDARERTLATRVADAAGAGTVVAGELALAETAALVAGARLVICADTGLAHLATAFGTPSVVLFGPNPPRWWGPPPRPEHRALWAGQIGDPHASTPDPGLLEIGAAEVIEAVEDQLAQAWSPHAATDTSSVGDRP
- a CDS encoding glycosyltransferase, producing MSAPRSLNVLVWHVHGSWMTSFVQGGQQYLIPTDPDRGQWALGRCGRDWPDSAREIAPTDLTREQIDVVVLQRPEELDLVRQWLHAEPGVDLPAIYLEHNTPRGHACLTRHPLADRDDIPLVHVTDFNRLMWDNGRAPATVIPHGVIDPGHRYTGELERAATIINEPARRGRITGTDLLAPLSQAAPIDVYGIDTDDLHESLDAPVDRVCGAGDHDQEQLHSELARRRVFVHIPRWTSLGLSVIEAMYLGMPIVALGTTEASASIPADAGVVSNDPEVLDEAIRMFVRERCFADLAGKAARHWAQANFGIDRFTAQWDRLLHEVAA
- a CDS encoding glycosyltransferase family 9 protein yields the protein MSGHVLAARLDSAGDVLVTGPAVRAVAARADRLTFLAGPRGRAAAELLPGVDEVVEFAAGWVDFDRPPVTARVIDDLVATLATRHIDEALIFTSFHQSPLPLALVLRMAGVARICAISTDYPGSLLDVRHAVDDDVPEPVRALSLAAAAGYPSTDSALAVRTDLPDVRALTGDPGYVVVHPGAAVPARRMSAQRNRAMVAALVRAGYRVLVTGGPDETALTATVSGADAVDLGGATDLPMLAAVLRAARVVVAPNTAAAHLAAAVGTPVVSLFAPVVPARRWAPHQVPCIVLGDQSAPCADSRARDCPIPGHPCLEHISDEAVVAAVDTLVVASSARLPAVLPVQERARMNAVP